The proteins below come from a single Corynebacterium cystitidis genomic window:
- the xerD gene encoding site-specific tyrosine recombinase XerD, giving the protein MDVAEIGQRWLDHLAVERGLSDNTLSNYRRDVHRYVSWLREAGLHDLKDVNTADVEAYVQDLRRGGEGRPPLAASSTGRALVVARGLHKFATSEGNVPADVAAAVSPPSSGQHLPDTLTIDEVAMLLDACSTEDPLGVRDKALLEVLYGTGARVSEVLALVVDDVTNSDGILTVTGKGAKQRIVPLGRHAGEAVEAYLVRGRPVFATGKSHALFLNTRGGTLSRQSAWTIIKNTAERAGIKKEVSPHTLRHSFATHLLEGGADVRTVQELLGHSSVTTTQIYTHVTADNLREVWRMAHPRA; this is encoded by the coding sequence ATGGACGTCGCTGAAATTGGGCAACGCTGGTTGGATCACTTAGCAGTGGAGCGAGGACTGTCCGACAACACATTGAGCAATTATCGACGAGACGTTCATCGTTACGTGTCGTGGTTGCGTGAGGCTGGTCTCCACGACTTGAAAGACGTGAACACCGCTGACGTCGAAGCTTATGTGCAGGATTTGCGTCGCGGTGGCGAAGGAAGGCCGCCGTTGGCGGCCTCTTCGACGGGCCGCGCCCTGGTGGTCGCGCGGGGCTTGCACAAATTTGCCACCAGCGAGGGGAATGTTCCAGCTGATGTTGCGGCGGCGGTTTCTCCTCCGTCGTCGGGCCAGCATCTGCCGGACACTTTGACCATCGATGAAGTTGCCATGCTGCTCGATGCCTGTTCTACCGAAGATCCTCTTGGTGTGCGTGATAAAGCTTTATTGGAAGTTCTGTACGGCACCGGTGCCCGAGTGTCTGAGGTGTTAGCGCTGGTGGTCGACGACGTCACTAATTCTGACGGCATTCTCACTGTGACAGGCAAAGGGGCGAAACAGCGCATTGTTCCGCTTGGGCGCCACGCTGGTGAAGCGGTAGAGGCCTACCTTGTCCGAGGCCGTCCCGTGTTTGCTACCGGGAAGTCGCACGCATTGTTTCTCAATACGCGTGGTGGCACCCTGTCTCGACAAAGTGCCTGGACAATCATTAAAAACACCGCTGAGCGCGCAGGCATCAAGAAGGAAGTGTCACCGCATACTCTGCGTCATTCTTTTGCAACACATTTACTCGAAGGAGGGGCAGATGTGCGTACCGTGCAAGAGCTTTTGGGGCATTCATCTGTGACCACCACCCAGATCTACACCCACGTTACAGCTGACAATCTCCGAGAAGTTTGGCGGATGGCTCACCCGCGAGCCTGA
- a CDS encoding NUDIX domain-containing protein translates to MNRHEFTVTDSELLHDAPILALRRDTVTMPGGTTAEREIVEHFGAVAVVALSDSGRIAMVEQYRHSVRRRLWELPAGILDTYGEDPVQCAARELREEAGLAAQRWELLADIVTSPGFCEEAVRIFLARELCEVEQPEAEDEEADMQLKWVDVDEARAAVMDGRITNSIAVVGILAASEVVAGRHSARDSQVAFDLRPTSMAERRHAEGIKPDMKKL, encoded by the coding sequence ATGAACCGTCACGAATTCACCGTTACTGATTCCGAGCTGCTGCATGACGCACCGATTCTGGCACTGCGGCGAGACACAGTGACCATGCCCGGCGGGACCACCGCGGAGCGTGAAATCGTCGAGCACTTCGGCGCGGTGGCTGTCGTGGCGCTGAGTGACAGTGGCCGCATCGCCATGGTAGAGCAGTACCGTCATAGCGTGCGACGGCGGCTGTGGGAGTTACCCGCAGGCATTCTGGACACTTATGGTGAGGATCCTGTGCAGTGTGCTGCCCGTGAACTGCGAGAAGAGGCAGGGCTTGCAGCGCAGCGCTGGGAGTTACTGGCAGACATCGTGACTTCGCCTGGTTTTTGCGAAGAAGCCGTGCGCATCTTCCTCGCCCGTGAGCTGTGTGAGGTGGAGCAGCCCGAGGCCGAGGATGAAGAAGCTGACATGCAGCTGAAATGGGTTGATGTGGACGAAGCCCGGGCGGCAGTGATGGATGGGCGGATTACTAATTCGATCGCTGTGGTCGGTATTTTGGCGGCCTCCGAGGTGGTGGCCGGGCGGCACAGCGCGCGAGATTCGCAGGTGGCTTTTGACCTGCGGCCGACGTCGATGGCTGAGCGTCGACACGCGGAAGGCATCAAACCAGATATGAAGAAGCTGTAA